The Caulobacter vibrioides sequence GGCTAAAGACGATGAGGGGTCCTTTCGGGGCCCCTTTTTCTTTGCGCGCCTCTTTGCAACGACAGGCGAACGGGACCATGAGCCGTTGATGGTTTCCCTGGACGTCATCGCCACCCTGTTCGTGGTCGCTGCGCTCGCCGGCGCGCTCGACGCCATCGCGGGCGGGGGCGGACTTGTGACTCTGCCGGCCCTGCTGCTGGCGGGCCTTTCGCCCGTGCAGGCGCTGGGCACCAACAAGCTGCAGGGCGCGGTGAGCGCCATCTCCTCGACCAGCGCCTTTGCGCGGCGCGGCCTGATCGACTGGAAAACCGCCTGGCCGGTCGCGCTGGCGGCGGCCGCCGCCGGCCTCTGCGGCGCGCTCTGCGCCAGCCTCCTGTCGCCGGAGGTGCTGCGCGCGATCGTGCCCGTGCTGCTGATCGCCATCGCCCTCTATTTCGGCCTCTCACGCGCCATCAAGGGCGAGGATGTTGCGCCGCGCATGGCGCTGATCCCGTTCGCCTGCTTCGTCGCGCCGCTGATCGGCTTCTATGACGGGA is a genomic window containing:
- a CDS encoding TSUP family transporter, whose translation is MVSLDVIATLFVVAALAGALDAIAGGGGLVTLPALLLAGLSPVQALGTNKLQGAVSAISSTSAFARRGLIDWKTAWPVALAAAAAGLCGALCASLLSPEVLRAIVPVLLIAIALYFGLSRAIKGEDVAPRMALIPFACFVAPLIGFYDGIFGPGAGAFYMVAIVTLLGYGALKATAHTKLANAASNLGSLLLFTLKGAVVWPVGLAMAAGAFIGAQVGSRLAMRFGPKLIRPLLVVISCAMAVKLLADPANPLRMAVGF